A DNA window from Borrelia sp. HM contains the following coding sequences:
- a CDS encoding FapA family protein gives MVDLSEFRSKIKHYLEKERNVNLIELEADTLEEALNDASLELSIPYKDLDYEILVRGSDGIFGYGKKKWKIAAYKNSYTKFGIFNVLSSQDKSEEVVLQDGKFFIKRTTRGVFLKVTGAQGDGSVVNLKDVMDKLESYNNIKDLDREIVRVVVNRASGTYEQVAIFEADLSESVTMMVHISEDSMSVTIEFTAPGPNGAEILEKDIYNILKKYGISDKAFLKDKIKEFVDCPFYGEPVEMARGVYPVRGRDSYINFIARSKYLGSYGSPESELRNVEQGEELAEIIPLSKGVDGYTVFGKILPADSGRELELILGENTLREGNKIVSGCNGYISIINGVISVHDVYIIEGDVGPATGNIVNNGMVLVKGSVLDGYNIMAKSGIEVNGLVGRCNLYTEGSILLRSGVNGKGDAEIYAKKYIKSKFLENVNVRSEGDIEVIRGIVNSYVSSQKKVLCIGKKSKIVGSYISAREEVRAYSIGSEGNAETSLCLGFDPEIKDLLFKLTEYLVKIEKRLEDLVKDIFSLKKNIELTVDKADKSIKIDSCEELINERDILVLEIKMVKDKQASLQVKLENSKTDGKVFVEYIAYAGVKLHIKDAYYELPRDYSNITFIEDDSIIKMIAYIPFKSHE, from the coding sequence ATGGTTGATCTTTCTGAGTTTAGGAGTAAAATTAAACACTATTTAGAAAAAGAGAGGAATGTTAATTTAATAGAATTAGAGGCAGATACTCTTGAGGAAGCTTTAAATGATGCTTCTTTAGAACTATCGATTCCTTATAAAGACTTGGATTATGAGATTTTAGTAAGGGGTAGTGACGGGATATTTGGATATGGTAAGAAAAAATGGAAAATAGCTGCTTATAAGAATTCTTATACAAAATTTGGTATTTTCAATGTTTTAAGCTCGCAGGATAAATCTGAGGAAGTTGTCTTGCAGGATGGTAAATTTTTTATCAAAAGAACTACAAGGGGAGTATTTTTAAAAGTTACTGGTGCTCAAGGAGATGGAAGTGTTGTGAATCTTAAAGACGTAATGGATAAACTTGAGTCATATAATAATATTAAAGATTTAGATAGAGAGATTGTTAGAGTTGTAGTTAATCGTGCTAGTGGTACTTATGAACAAGTGGCTATTTTTGAGGCTGATCTTTCTGAGAGTGTAACTATGATGGTTCATATATCAGAAGATTCAATGTCAGTAACTATTGAGTTTACTGCTCCTGGACCTAATGGTGCTGAAATTTTAGAAAAAGATATTTATAATATTCTCAAAAAATATGGAATATCAGATAAAGCATTTCTTAAAGATAAAATAAAAGAGTTTGTAGATTGTCCATTTTATGGTGAACCAGTTGAGATGGCAAGGGGAGTTTACCCTGTTAGAGGGAGAGATTCTTATATTAATTTTATTGCTAGGAGTAAATATTTAGGTTCATATGGTTCTCCAGAAAGTGAGTTGAGAAACGTTGAACAAGGAGAGGAACTGGCAGAGATTATTCCCTTATCAAAGGGTGTTGATGGATACACTGTATTTGGAAAAATATTGCCAGCAGATAGTGGTCGTGAATTAGAGCTGATTTTGGGAGAGAATACTTTAAGAGAAGGAAATAAGATTGTTTCAGGATGTAATGGGTATATATCTATTATAAATGGTGTGATTTCTGTACATGATGTTTATATCATTGAAGGGGATGTTGGTCCTGCTACTGGGAATATAGTAAATAATGGTATGGTTCTTGTTAAGGGAAGTGTTTTAGATGGATATAACATTATGGCTAAGAGTGGAATAGAAGTCAATGGACTTGTTGGTAGATGTAATTTATATACTGAGGGTTCTATTCTTCTTCGAAGTGGCGTTAATGGAAAGGGTGATGCAGAGATTTATGCAAAAAAATATATTAAGTCTAAGTTTTTAGAAAATGTTAATGTGCGATCTGAGGGTGATATTGAAGTTATAAGAGGAATTGTCAATTCTTATGTTTCTTCTCAAAAGAAAGTACTTTGCATTGGTAAAAAATCTAAGATAGTTGGTTCTTACATTAGTGCAAGAGAAGAGGTTAGAGCATATTCTATTGGTTCTGAGGGTAATGCTGAAACTTCTCTTTGTCTTGGTTTTGATCCTGAAATAAAAGATTTGCTATTTAAACTTACTGAATATCTTGTAAAAATTGAGAAACGGTTAGAAGATTTGGTGAAAGATATTTTTTCTTTAAAGAAAAATATTGAACTTACAGTTGATAAAGCTGATAAGTCTATAAAAATTGATAGTTGTGAAGAACTTATTAATGAGAGAGATATTTTAGTTTTAGAAATAAAGATGGTGAAAGATAAGCAAGCAAGTTTACAAGTAAAGCTTGAAAATAGCAAGACTGATGGTAAAGTTTTTGTTGAATATATTGCTTATGCTGGGGTTAAGTTGCATATTAAGGATGCTTATTATGAACTTCCAAGAGATTATAGTAATATTACCTTTATAGAGGATGACAGCATCATTAAAATGATAGCTTATATTCCTTTTAAATCACATGAATAG
- a CDS encoding M23 family metallopeptidase — translation MIIPKKEQNVFKRNKNFLFNKAVEGNFESRDFRNINKGYNRKKNNHFFYSTKSFKKLFSVITSLLLNLVRFRIVSIDGYKYRSFYNNSGLKTMNACDINPTYNFIFKLNAIIFALIIIFYLDVFSYYGSYIFLNKLSFPKDHFIDTFLYYSDQDLAQINNYLFGVDTNDYETTLRKPFILKVVEHEIKPGETLSHIAARYNITSETLISYNNIKDVRSIKPNLIINVPNMKGILYTVEKNDSLSSIANKYKVSKVDILDANNLDNEVLHLGQKLFVPGGRMSRTLLRNALGETFLFPTQGVITSSYGYRPDPFTKTISFHNGIDIANAANTPILATKEGVVVKVGFNIGGYGKYIIISHNNGFQTLYAHLGSFAVKSGQRVSRGQIIGRMGSTGYSTGNHLHFTIFKDGKTGNPMKYLR, via the coding sequence ATGATTATACCAAAAAAAGAACAGAATGTATTTAAAAGGAACAAAAATTTTTTATTTAATAAAGCTGTTGAGGGTAATTTTGAATCAAGAGATTTTCGTAATATTAATAAAGGTTATAATAGAAAAAAAAATAATCATTTTTTTTATTCTACAAAGAGTTTTAAAAAACTTTTTAGTGTAATAACATCCTTACTTTTAAATTTAGTTAGATTTAGAATTGTAAGCATTGATGGTTATAAGTATCGATCTTTTTATAATAATTCTGGACTTAAAACAATGAATGCTTGTGATATTAATCCAACTTATAATTTTATTTTTAAATTGAATGCGATAATTTTTGCTTTAATAATAATATTTTATTTGGATGTTTTTTCATATTATGGTTCTTATATTTTTCTCAATAAGCTTAGTTTCCCTAAGGATCATTTTATTGATACTTTTTTATACTATAGCGACCAAGACTTAGCTCAAATTAATAATTATCTATTTGGAGTAGATACGAATGATTATGAGACAACGCTAAGGAAACCTTTTATTTTAAAAGTGGTTGAACATGAAATTAAGCCGGGAGAAACACTTTCTCATATTGCTGCTAGGTATAACATAACAAGTGAGACTTTAATTTCTTATAATAATATTAAGGATGTAAGGAGTATTAAGCCCAATCTGATTATTAATGTGCCTAATATGAAGGGGATTCTTTATACTGTTGAGAAAAATGATTCTCTCTCATCTATTGCAAACAAATACAAAGTTTCCAAAGTAGATATTCTTGATGCTAATAATCTTGATAATGAAGTGCTACATTTAGGTCAAAAGTTATTTGTTCCAGGAGGAAGGATGTCTCGCACATTGCTTAGAAACGCCTTAGGAGAAACTTTTTTATTTCCAACCCAAGGAGTTATTACATCAAGTTATGGATATCGTCCTGATCCTTTTACTAAGACTATTAGTTTTCATAATGGAATTGATATTGCAAATGCAGCCAATACTCCCATTTTAGCAACAAAGGAAGGTGTTGTTGTAAAAGTTGGTTTTAATATTGGAGGATATGGAAAATATATTATTATCTCTCATAATAATGGTTTTCAAACGCTTTATGCTCATTTAGGTTCTTTTGCGGTTAAATCTGGACAAAGAGTATCAAGGGGACAAATAATAGGACGTATGGGAAGTACAGGATATAGCACAGGTAATCATTTACATTTCACCATTTTTAAGGATGGGAAAACTGGAAATCCTATGAAGTACCTTAGATAA
- the flhA gene encoding flagellar biosynthesis protein FlhA yields the protein MDASKNPVLGYLGLSNKSDLIVSIGLIFIVAGFILPLPAFILDALIVVNLVASLLIILIVLYSKRSLDFSIFPTLLLIMTIFGLVLNVSSTRLILTKGMNFDGQMIRAFGTFVVGSSGSQGLFVGFIIFFIIIAVQFIVITKGATRVAEVAARFALDALPGKQMAIDSAYSSGHLTEEEATKQKSDLQAEVNFYGAMDGASKFVSGNVKVGFLITFINIVGGLIIGMTLQGLSLNDALSNYVSLTVGDGLVSQLPALLISTATGLIVTRSISKDSFGVEITKQFTSYIGVYWIVSGFLLFLAFLPGFPTFILIILSFLISFLAYSLSNSARNNELHEKQMAEKEQVSSYADKEIAPVVPLDPLSLEIGYNLVPLVDDSKTSELLDRIVKIRREIALEFGIVVPKIRIVDNMRLEPNEYSFKLRGVEIGHGEIKLGKFLVINVGSDSSIEGELTKDPSFGLPSLWVNDNGREIAEKLGYTVVDPPSIIATHMTELIKRHSYEILTRQDVQNILDIFKKDYGAIVEEVLKDFSVGEIQRVLQGLLKEQVSIRNLVTIFEAIADFTSVTKNTFFLIEKCRQAIGRQIVSGYLDSNLELNVITINPYFEQKIIDSRFEANNDLVSSLDANLRTKFIYELFKFVSEVQSQGYYPVILSSESARPLIKVLTNRELSDIVVISVLEVPRNVKVNVLKTVEVEE from the coding sequence TTGGATGCAAGTAAGAATCCTGTATTAGGATATTTAGGACTTAGTAATAAATCAGATTTAATAGTTTCAATTGGGTTAATATTTATTGTTGCTGGATTTATTTTGCCACTACCTGCATTTATTTTAGATGCTTTGATTGTAGTTAATTTAGTAGCAAGTCTTTTAATTATTCTAATTGTTCTTTATTCAAAGAGATCACTTGATTTTTCAATTTTTCCAACACTTTTACTCATTATGACTATTTTTGGTCTTGTTTTAAATGTTTCTTCTACTAGATTAATTTTAACAAAGGGAATGAATTTTGATGGTCAAATGATACGGGCTTTTGGAACATTTGTTGTTGGAAGTTCTGGGTCTCAGGGTCTTTTTGTTGGGTTTATAATATTTTTTATTATCATTGCAGTTCAATTTATTGTTATCACTAAGGGTGCTACAAGGGTTGCTGAGGTAGCTGCTCGTTTTGCGCTTGATGCTCTTCCTGGAAAACAGATGGCTATTGATTCTGCTTATAGTTCTGGACATTTAACAGAAGAGGAGGCAACAAAGCAGAAAAGTGATTTGCAAGCTGAGGTAAATTTTTATGGGGCTATGGATGGTGCTTCTAAATTTGTTTCAGGAAATGTAAAGGTTGGATTTTTAATAACATTTATAAATATTGTTGGAGGACTTATAATAGGAATGACCCTTCAAGGGCTTAGTCTTAATGATGCACTAAGTAATTATGTATCTTTAACTGTTGGAGATGGACTTGTTTCTCAACTCCCAGCTCTTTTAATTTCAACGGCTACAGGACTTATTGTAACTAGATCAATATCAAAGGATAGTTTTGGAGTAGAGATTACTAAGCAGTTTACTTCTTATATAGGGGTTTATTGGATTGTATCTGGGTTTTTGTTATTTTTGGCATTTCTTCCAGGGTTTCCTACATTTATACTCATTATTTTGAGTTTTTTAATATCTTTTTTAGCTTATTCACTTTCTAATTCGGCTAGAAATAATGAACTTCATGAAAAACAAATGGCAGAAAAAGAGCAAGTATCAAGTTATGCTGATAAGGAAATCGCTCCTGTAGTTCCATTAGATCCATTGTCTTTAGAAATTGGATATAATCTTGTTCCACTAGTTGATGATTCAAAAACATCAGAACTTCTTGATCGTATTGTTAAAATACGTCGTGAGATTGCTCTTGAATTTGGAATTGTTGTTCCTAAAATTAGAATAGTGGATAATATGAGGCTTGAACCAAATGAATATTCATTTAAACTTAGAGGAGTGGAGATTGGACATGGAGAAATTAAGTTGGGTAAGTTTTTAGTTATAAATGTGGGTTCTGATTCTAGTATTGAAGGAGAACTTACAAAAGATCCCTCATTTGGGCTTCCATCTCTTTGGGTAAATGACAATGGGAGAGAGATAGCTGAAAAATTAGGTTATACTGTAGTTGATCCACCTTCAATTATTGCTACTCATATGACAGAACTAATTAAGAGGCATTCTTATGAAATTTTAACGCGTCAAGATGTTCAAAATATTCTTGATATTTTTAAAAAGGATTATGGAGCTATTGTTGAAGAAGTGTTAAAAGATTTTTCAGTTGGAGAGATTCAAAGAGTTCTACAAGGTCTTTTAAAAGAGCAAGTTTCAATACGTAATTTGGTTACAATTTTTGAAGCGATAGCAGACTTTACAAGTGTTACTAAAAACACATTCTTTTTGATTGAAAAATGTAGACAGGCAATTGGAAGACAAATAGTTAGTGGATATTTAGATTCTAATTTAGAACTTAATGTAATAACAATAAATCCATATTTTGAGCAGAAAATAATTGATTCACGATTTGAAGCGAATAATGATCTTGTAAGTTCTCTTGATGCAAATTTGAGAACTAAATTTATTTATGAACTTTTTAAATTTGTAAGTGAGGTTCAATCACAAGGGTATTATCCTGTCATACTGTCTAGCGAATCTGCAAGGCCTTTAATAAAGGTTTTAACAAATAGAGAGCTTTCAGATATTGTTGTTATATCTGTTTTAGAGGTTCCAAGAAATGTTAAAGTTAATGTGCTTAAAACGGTAGAGGTTGAAGAGTAG
- the flhB gene encoding flagellar biosynthesis protein FlhB has translation MNNRNELLNKSWYIPLNFFSSDDEGRTELPTEQKKQKARKEGHVLRSTEINSAVTLLILFAVFFFMLSYFSKELVSVFKWQSSKLPEIMSISIYSLSFAYLRPMFGYLVIFLLISFIVNFLINVIQVGFFITFKPISPNWSKVNPNFSKWIKNSFGSLDAFFNLFKSLSKVVIISFIYYIILKSNIGKISRISEYSLEYGISVILSLAYRICFFSLIVLMGISILDYLFQRIRYIENLKMTKEEIKRERRGIEGDPLLRSRMRERMRKILSTNLKVAVPQADVVITNPEHFAIAIKWDSDTMLAPKVLAKGQDQIAFLIKHIARENNIPVMENKPLARDLYANVDVDEEIPREYWEIVSKILVKVYSITKI, from the coding sequence ATGAACAACAGAAATGAATTATTAAATAAAAGTTGGTATATACCTCTTAATTTTTTTTCCTCAGATGATGAGGGACGCACTGAACTTCCTACTGAACAGAAAAAGCAGAAGGCAAGGAAAGAAGGTCATGTATTAAGATCAACAGAGATTAATTCAGCTGTTACTCTTTTGATATTATTTGCTGTATTTTTTTTTATGTTATCTTATTTTTCTAAGGAATTAGTGAGTGTTTTTAAATGGCAATCTAGCAAGCTTCCAGAAATAATGTCAATTAGTATTTATTCATTGAGTTTTGCATATCTTAGACCAATGTTTGGATATTTAGTTATATTTCTTTTGATATCATTTATAGTCAATTTTTTAATTAATGTTATTCAGGTTGGTTTTTTTATTACCTTTAAGCCCATATCTCCTAATTGGAGTAAAGTGAATCCCAACTTTTCAAAGTGGATAAAAAATTCCTTTGGTTCATTAGATGCTTTTTTTAATTTGTTTAAAAGTTTATCAAAAGTTGTTATAATATCCTTCATATATTACATTATACTAAAAAGCAATATAGGTAAAATTTCAAGGATATCTGAATACAGTCTTGAATATGGTATTTCGGTTATATTAAGTCTTGCGTATAGGATATGTTTTTTTTCATTGATAGTTTTGATGGGCATTAGTATTTTAGATTATCTCTTTCAGAGAATTCGTTATATTGAAAATTTAAAAATGACAAAAGAAGAAATAAAAAGAGAGAGAAGAGGAATAGAAGGAGATCCTTTGCTTCGTTCTAGAATGCGGGAGAGAATGAGAAAAATTTTAAGTACTAACTTGAAGGTAGCAGTTCCTCAAGCAGATGTGGTAATTACAAATCCGGAGCATTTTGCCATTGCTATTAAGTGGGATAGTGATACTATGTTAGCACCAAAGGTGCTTGCAAAGGGGCAAGATCAAATTGCATTTTTAATTAAACATATTGCAAGAGAAAATAATATTCCTGTCATGGAAAATAAACCGCTTGCAAGAGATCTTTATGCTAATGTTGATGTTGATGAAGAAATACCAAGAGAATATTGGGAAATTGTTTCTAAAATTCTTGTTAAAGTATATTCTATTACTAAAATTTAA
- the flhF gene encoding flagellar biosynthesis protein FlhF, producing the protein MVQYFTERGSTYNEVIETVKKKYGKNARVMTYKTVAHGGIFGLFTRDWIEVSGYVRYDVYQQQINVEEEKRKILQSIKKEGSSSIEDVIKEVKSLKNELANKKEEVNHPTILKIEDILRNNDFSESYIRDINDFIKKEFSLSDLDDYDKVKDSVIIYIAKTIKCSGTLIDNLKKRIFILVGPTGVGKTTTIAKLAAIYGINSDPESLNIKIITIDNYRIGAKKQIQTYGDIMGIPVKAVESFKDLKEEITNSRDFDLVLIDTIGKSPKDFMKLAEMKELLSACGRDAEFHLAVSSTTKTSDIKEIFHQFAPFNYKTVIFTKLDETTCVGNLISLIYEMRKEVSYVTDGQIVPHNISIAEPLTFIKKINGYRINDDVEFIRKLRSKSYY; encoded by the coding sequence ATGGTACAGTATTTTACAGAAAGAGGTTCAACTTACAATGAGGTGATAGAAACTGTTAAAAAAAAGTATGGAAAAAATGCTAGAGTGATGACCTATAAAACTGTAGCTCATGGGGGCATCTTTGGCTTGTTTACTAGAGATTGGATTGAGGTTTCAGGTTATGTTAGATATGATGTTTATCAACAGCAAATAAATGTTGAAGAAGAAAAGCGTAAGATTCTTCAAAGTATTAAAAAAGAAGGAAGTTCTTCAATTGAAGATGTAATTAAGGAAGTTAAATCACTTAAAAATGAGCTTGCCAATAAAAAAGAGGAAGTTAATCATCCAACAATTTTAAAAATAGAAGATATTTTGCGCAATAATGATTTTTCTGAAAGTTATATTAGAGATATTAATGATTTTATTAAAAAAGAATTTAGTTTATCAGATCTTGATGATTATGATAAAGTGAAAGACAGTGTTATAATATACATTGCTAAAACTATTAAATGTTCAGGAACTCTTATTGATAATCTTAAGAAAAGAATTTTTATTTTAGTTGGACCAACAGGTGTTGGAAAGACTACCACTATTGCAAAGCTTGCAGCAATTTATGGCATTAATAGTGATCCTGAAAGTTTAAACATTAAGATTATCACCATTGATAATTATCGTATAGGAGCTAAAAAGCAAATCCAGACGTATGGTGATATTATGGGTATTCCTGTAAAGGCAGTTGAATCTTTTAAAGACTTAAAAGAAGAAATTACGAATTCAAGAGATTTTGATCTTGTTCTTATTGATACTATTGGTAAGAGTCCTAAAGATTTTATGAAGCTTGCTGAGATGAAGGAACTTCTGAGTGCTTGTGGTCGTGATGCTGAATTTCATTTAGCCGTGAGTTCTACTACAAAGACATCAGATATTAAAGAAATATTTCATCAATTTGCCCCCTTTAATTATAAGACTGTGATTTTTACTAAGTTAGATGAGACAACATGTGTTGGTAACTTGATAAGTTTAATTTATGAGATGAGAAAAGAAGTGTCTTATGTCACTGATGGACAAATTGTTCCTCATAATATTAGTATTGCAGAACCCCTTACCTTTATCAAGAAGATAAATGGATATAGAATAAATGACGATGTTGAGTTTATTCGCAAGCTAAGAAGTAAATCTTATTATTAA
- a CDS encoding Hsp70 family protein gives MKKWIGIDLGTTNTVASYFDVNCRIILNDRGERITPSIVSFTDSGVIVGSVAKHQILVNPDNTFYNFKSNIGTEIFYKVGDSTYRAEDIASYLLLHVKMNAEKFLGTEVCDVVITVPAYFSEIQRRGVIEAARLAGLKCQAILNEPTSAALSYAFEKQIDGFFLVYDLGGGTFDVTLLEKQNDTYTVLAIKGENRLGGNNFNEVIEKQVLAHFKEEYPNINLDDIVILEQIRDRIEEAKKNLSIMDEVNIILPFLDGKHLNYKLKRDDFNFMISKFIEQTICLTNECIADSGIKSSLISKIILSGGSTRIPLVKERLNEIFPKIEVLDSLNQDEVVANGAGIHAFSISSNSALISFKDVTPYSLGIETYNDGFFTLIKKNTLLPICEKRIFTTTNDYQEEIEVHVLQGEYNNASLNYSIGRFFFSSIQKALKGIPKIEILFSLDESGILSVSAKDLDTNAFKLIQIRMTSASNSDVQKEGMIASL, from the coding sequence ATGAAAAAATGGATAGGTATAGATCTTGGTACTACAAATACTGTAGCATCTTACTTTGATGTTAATTGTAGAATAATATTAAATGATAGGGGTGAAAGAATAACACCCTCTATCGTATCTTTTACAGATTCTGGTGTTATTGTTGGTAGTGTTGCGAAACATCAGATATTAGTAAATCCAGATAATACTTTTTATAATTTTAAGAGCAATATAGGTACCGAAATTTTTTATAAAGTAGGCGATAGTACATATAGAGCTGAGGATATTGCATCTTACTTACTTTTGCATGTGAAGATGAATGCTGAAAAGTTTTTAGGCACAGAGGTTTGTGATGTTGTAATAACTGTTCCTGCTTATTTTTCTGAAATTCAAAGAAGGGGCGTTATAGAAGCTGCAAGGCTTGCTGGATTAAAGTGTCAGGCAATACTTAATGAACCAACTTCAGCAGCTCTTTCTTATGCTTTTGAAAAACAAATAGATGGATTTTTTCTTGTTTATGACCTTGGTGGTGGAACTTTTGATGTTACTCTTTTAGAAAAACAGAATGATACTTATACTGTTCTTGCAATTAAAGGTGAAAATAGACTTGGCGGAAATAATTTTAATGAAGTTATAGAAAAGCAAGTTTTGGCTCATTTTAAAGAAGAATATCCAAATATCAATCTAGATGATATTGTTATTCTTGAGCAGATAAGAGATAGGATAGAAGAGGCTAAAAAAAATTTATCTATTATGGATGAAGTTAATATTATATTACCTTTTCTTGATGGAAAACATTTAAATTATAAGCTTAAAAGAGATGATTTTAATTTTATGATCAGTAAATTTATAGAACAAACCATTTGTCTTACTAATGAATGTATTGCTGATTCAGGAATTAAATCTAGTCTTATTTCAAAAATAATACTCTCAGGAGGTTCAACAAGAATCCCTTTAGTAAAAGAGAGATTAAATGAAATTTTTCCTAAAATTGAAGTTTTAGATTCATTAAATCAAGATGAAGTTGTTGCCAATGGAGCAGGCATTCATGCTTTTAGTATTTCAAGTAATAGTGCCCTTATTAGCTTTAAAGATGTGACGCCTTATTCTCTTGGTATTGAAACTTATAATGATGGGTTTTTTACATTAATTAAGAAAAATACTTTATTGCCAATTTGTGAAAAAAGAATATTTACAACAACTAACGATTATCAAGAAGAGATTGAGGTGCATGTACTTCAGGGTGAATATAATAATGCATCTTTAAATTATTCTATAGGTAGATTTTTCTTTAGTAGTATACAAAAAGCTTTAAAAGGCATTCCTAAGATAGAAATACTTTTTAGTTTGGATGAAAGTGGTATTTTAAGCGTTTCTGCCAAAGATTTAGATACTAATGCTTTTAAGTTAATTCAAATAAGGATGACAAGTGCTTCTAATAGTGATGTTCAAAAAGAAGGTATGATTGCTTCTTTATAA
- a CDS encoding MinD/ParA family protein, which produces MEDQAQSLRDIMRLSNKANFTVDDKIQNSKTRFIAVTSGKGGVGKSNIAVGIALKYSSLGKKVLVFDADIGMANINILLGVIPKYSIYHMIMQGRDIKDVITKTEYNIDLLAGASGTTELLDLSEAEMNQFIKELLKVYEYDIVIIDTSAGISRQVISFLFSSDDVVIVTTPEPTSITDAYGIIKVLSHRMENLKNLRLVVNRVANVSEGKVVAKKVIDISSQFLNLNIDYLGYIYEDQNIKNSVFKQRPFILLNPNSKASYCLDSIVATLEEIKLDNKRRRGVIGFISKFFGME; this is translated from the coding sequence ATGGAAGATCAGGCTCAAAGTTTACGTGATATTATGAGATTGAGTAATAAGGCTAATTTTACTGTTGATGATAAAATTCAAAATAGTAAAACAAGGTTTATTGCTGTTACTAGTGGTAAGGGTGGTGTGGGTAAAAGTAACATTGCTGTAGGTATTGCTCTTAAGTATTCAAGTCTTGGTAAAAAGGTTTTAGTTTTTGATGCTGATATTGGAATGGCTAACATCAATATTTTGCTTGGAGTTATTCCAAAGTACAGTATTTATCACATGATTATGCAAGGCCGAGATATTAAGGATGTAATAACAAAGACAGAATATAATATTGATCTCTTAGCTGGTGCTTCAGGAACAACAGAACTTTTGGATTTATCAGAGGCTGAGATGAATCAGTTTATAAAAGAGTTATTAAAAGTTTATGAATATGATATAGTGATCATAGATACTAGTGCTGGCATTTCAAGACAGGTTATTTCATTCTTATTTTCTAGTGATGATGTAGTGATTGTTACAACTCCAGAACCTACGTCTATAACTGATGCTTATGGTATAATTAAGGTTTTATCTCATCGAATGGAAAATTTAAAAAATTTAAGGCTTGTTGTAAATAGAGTTGCCAATGTAAGTGAGGGCAAAGTAGTGGCTAAAAAGGTTATCGATATATCAAGTCAATTTTTGAATTTAAATATAGATTATTTAGGCTACATTTATGAGGATCAAAATATTAAGAATTCTGTTTTTAAACAGAGACCTTTTATTTTATTAAATCCTAATAGCAAGGCTAGTTATTGTTTGGATTCTATTGTGGCTACCCTTGAAGAGATTAAACTTGATAATAAAAGAAGAAGGGGTGTAATAGGATTTATATCTAAATTTTTCGGGATGGAGTAG
- the lepB gene encoding signal peptidase I, whose product MKIPEFIKQKLAPMILALILMLIIIKVFISFHLVKGSSMSPIILEKHWIINNKLAYGLRTNNKGAYIILWNTPKKNEMVLIKDPISQKISVKKIFAIPGEKFINLAKNVISIHNSNFHINENHLKNLQSKSIPKGYYLVIGENRQVSIDSRKYGFININNIIGKIIYCL is encoded by the coding sequence ATGAAGATTCCAGAATTTATAAAACAAAAATTAGCACCTATGATACTAGCTTTAATATTAATGCTTATAATCATCAAAGTATTCATATCTTTCCATTTAGTCAAAGGTTCTTCAATGTCACCAATAATCTTAGAAAAACATTGGATAATAAATAACAAACTAGCCTATGGACTAAGAACAAATAATAAAGGTGCATATATCATATTATGGAACACTCCAAAAAAAAATGAAATGGTACTCATTAAAGACCCGATATCCCAAAAAATATCTGTCAAAAAAATTTTTGCTATACCAGGAGAAAAATTTATAAATCTAGCAAAAAATGTAATATCTATACATAACTCAAATTTTCATATAAATGAAAATCATCTAAAAAACCTACAAAGTAAATCTATCCCAAAAGGATACTACTTAGTAATAGGAGAAAATAGACAAGTTTCCATTGATTCAAGAAAATATGGATTTATCAACATAAATAATATTATTGGAAAAATAATATACTGTCTTTAA